A single Paenibacillus sp. FSL R5-0517 DNA region contains:
- a CDS encoding pyrimidine-nucleoside phosphorylase → MRMVDIIAKKRDGKELTTAEIDFVVQGYTQGEIPDYQVSAWAMAVFFKDMTDKERADLTMSMVNSGETIDLSAIEGIKVDKHSTGGVGDTTTLVLAPLVAALDVPVAKMSGRGLGHTGGTTDKLESVAGFHVELEKEEFIRLVNEHKVAVIGQSGNLTPADKKLYALRDVTATVNSIPLIASSIMSKKIAAGADAIVLDVKTGAGAFMKTTEDAKELAHAMVSIGNNVGRKTMAVISDMSQPLGLAIGNALEVKEAILTLQGKGPKDLEELCLALGRQMVFLAGKADSLEHAEEKLKEVIQNGKALEKFKDFLANQGGDASVVDHPDRLPQAQFLVEVPADKDGYVAGIVADEIGTAAMLLGAGRATKESEIDLAVGLMLNKKVGDPVKAGESLVTIHANREDVADVIAKIKENITIADHADAPVLVHDIVTE, encoded by the coding sequence ATGAGAATGGTAGACATTATTGCCAAGAAACGCGACGGAAAAGAACTGACAACAGCTGAGATTGATTTTGTTGTTCAAGGATATACACAAGGAGAGATTCCGGACTATCAAGTCAGCGCATGGGCGATGGCGGTATTCTTCAAAGATATGACAGACAAGGAACGCGCGGATTTGACTATGTCGATGGTGAATTCCGGTGAAACGATTGACCTGTCTGCTATCGAAGGAATCAAAGTAGACAAGCACTCCACAGGAGGAGTGGGTGATACAACAACATTGGTACTCGCTCCGCTCGTTGCTGCGCTTGATGTCCCTGTTGCTAAAATGTCCGGACGTGGACTTGGTCACACGGGTGGTACAACCGACAAGCTTGAATCCGTTGCTGGTTTCCATGTAGAGCTTGAAAAAGAAGAGTTCATTCGTCTCGTCAACGAGCATAAGGTTGCCGTTATCGGACAAAGTGGTAACCTCACGCCAGCTGACAAGAAACTCTATGCTCTGCGTGATGTAACAGCTACCGTTAACTCCATCCCACTGATCGCCAGCTCCATCATGAGCAAGAAAATTGCAGCAGGTGCAGATGCGATTGTATTGGATGTTAAGACGGGTGCAGGTGCATTCATGAAAACAACGGAAGATGCTAAAGAATTGGCACATGCCATGGTTAGCATTGGTAACAATGTTGGACGTAAAACGATGGCGGTTATCTCCGACATGTCCCAACCACTGGGTCTGGCGATTGGTAACGCGCTTGAAGTAAAAGAAGCTATCCTCACCCTGCAAGGTAAAGGCCCGAAAGATCTGGAAGAATTGTGCCTGGCACTTGGACGTCAGATGGTATTCCTTGCTGGTAAGGCAGATTCTTTGGAGCATGCTGAGGAGAAATTGAAAGAAGTGATCCAGAATGGTAAAGCACTGGAGAAATTCAAAGATTTCCTGGCAAACCAAGGCGGAGACGCTTCGGTTGTGGATCATCCAGATCGTTTGCCACAAGCACAATTCCTGGTTGAGGTTCCAGCAGACAAAGACGGCTATGTTGCCGGAATCGTTGCTGACGAAATCGGAACTGCTGCAATGCTGCTGGGCGCGGGCCGTGCAACAAAAGAGTCTGAAATCGATCTCGCGGTTGGTCTGATGCTGAACAAAAAAGTCGGTGACCCAGTCAAAGCTGGTGAGTCCCTCGTAACGATCCATGCGAATCGTGAAGATGTAGCAGATGTCATTGCGAAGATCAAAGAAAACATTACGATTGCGGATCAT
- the deoD gene encoding purine-nucleoside phosphorylase: MSTHIGAKPGDIAETILLPGDPLRAKYIADTYLEDVVCYNEVRGMLGYTGTYQGHRISVQGSGMGIPSFAIYANELISEYGVKNLIRVGTCGGMQEHVRVRDVILAQAACTDSSMNKHVFGGYDFSPIATFSLLKEAYDRATAKGMKIHVGNVFSSDSFYRDDRSVTEKLMKHGVLGVEMETTALYTIAAKFGVNALTILTVSDHLLTGEETSAEERQKTFNDMMVVALDTAITL; this comes from the coding sequence ATGAGTACACATATTGGAGCAAAACCCGGAGATATCGCAGAAACAATCCTATTGCCAGGAGACCCTTTGCGCGCGAAGTATATTGCAGATACGTACCTCGAAGATGTTGTATGTTACAACGAGGTTCGTGGAATGCTTGGTTACACAGGTACATATCAAGGACACCGGATTTCGGTACAAGGTTCAGGGATGGGCATTCCGTCTTTTGCAATCTATGCTAACGAGTTAATCAGTGAATATGGCGTGAAAAACCTAATTCGTGTAGGGACTTGCGGCGGTATGCAGGAGCATGTACGTGTACGTGACGTCATCCTTGCACAAGCAGCATGTACGGATTCCAGCATGAACAAACATGTATTTGGTGGATATGACTTCTCGCCAATCGCTACGTTCTCTCTGCTGAAAGAAGCATATGACCGTGCAACAGCTAAAGGCATGAAGATTCATGTCGGTAACGTGTTCAGCTCCGATTCATTCTACCGTGATGATCGTTCCGTCACTGAGAAATTGATGAAGCACGGCGTACTCGGCGTAGAGATGGAAACAACAGCACTGTACACCATCGCTGCCAAGTTCGGTGTTAACGCACTGACCATCCTGACAGTAAGTGACCACTTGCTGACAGGCGAAGAAACATCTGCCGAAGAGCGTCAAAAAACGTTTAACGACATGATGGTAGTGGCTCTGGACACAGCAATCACACTGTAA
- the deoB gene encoding phosphopentomutase produces MSTFKRVHLIVMDSVGIGEAPDAAEFDDFDVDTFGHIARERGGLNMPHMASLGLSNIKEIEGVPVADAPKAYYTKMQEASRGKDTMTGHWELMGLYIDTPFRVFENGFPDELIQRIEEKTGRKVIGNKPASGTEILDELGAEHVETGALIVYTSADSVLQIAAHEDVVPLKELYEICEFCREITLEDPYMLGRIIARPFVGEAGNWKRTANRHDYALKPFGRTVMNELQDSGFDVIALGKIADIYDGEGVTKAVRTVSNMDGMDKLSETMDEAFTGLSFLNLVDFDALYGHRRDPQGYAQALEDYDARLPEIFAKMTNDDLLLITADHGNDPTYRGTDHTREYVPLLAYSPRFSEGKQLDLRSTFADLGATVAENFGVKMPEHGTSFLKDLK; encoded by the coding sequence ATGTCAACATTTAAAAGAGTACATCTGATTGTTATGGATTCTGTAGGGATCGGCGAAGCGCCGGATGCAGCAGAATTTGATGATTTTGATGTAGATACCTTTGGTCACATTGCACGTGAACGCGGAGGTCTGAACATGCCTCACATGGCCAGTCTCGGACTGTCCAATATCAAAGAAATTGAGGGTGTGCCTGTAGCGGATGCACCTAAAGCGTATTACACCAAGATGCAGGAAGCATCCAGAGGTAAAGACACCATGACAGGTCATTGGGAGCTCATGGGTCTTTATATTGATACACCTTTCCGTGTGTTCGAGAATGGTTTTCCCGATGAGTTGATTCAGCGCATTGAAGAGAAAACGGGCCGGAAGGTCATCGGTAACAAACCGGCAAGTGGCACTGAAATTCTGGATGAACTGGGTGCAGAGCATGTTGAAACTGGCGCGCTCATCGTCTACACATCCGCGGATTCGGTTCTGCAAATTGCAGCACATGAGGACGTTGTTCCACTGAAAGAACTGTATGAGATCTGTGAGTTCTGCCGTGAAATAACACTTGAAGATCCGTACATGCTCGGCCGCATTATTGCCCGTCCATTTGTCGGTGAAGCGGGTAACTGGAAACGTACTGCGAATCGTCATGACTACGCGCTCAAACCTTTTGGTCGTACAGTAATGAATGAACTGCAAGATAGCGGATTTGATGTGATTGCCCTCGGTAAAATCGCAGATATCTATGATGGCGAAGGTGTAACCAAGGCTGTTCGTACCGTTTCTAACATGGATGGCATGGACAAGTTGTCTGAAACGATGGATGAAGCGTTCACTGGACTCAGCTTCCTGAACCTGGTTGACTTTGATGCCCTATATGGTCACCGTCGTGATCCACAAGGGTATGCTCAGGCGCTTGAAGACTATGATGCAAGACTGCCAGAGATTTTTGCCAAAATGACCAACGATGACCTGCTGCTGATTACAGCTGATCATGGTAACGATCCAACTTACCGTGGTACAGATCATACACGTGAATATGTTCCGCTGCTTGCCTACTCTCCGCGCTTCAGCGAGGGCAAACAGCTTGATCTGCGCAGCACTTTTGCTGACCTTGGTGCAACCGTAGCTGAGAACTTTGGCGTGAAAATGCCGGAACACGGCACAAGCTTCCTGAAGGATCTGAAATAG
- a CDS encoding NupC/NupG family nucleoside CNT transporter produces the protein MKFLIAIIGLLVVFGLAYIASNGKKQIRYRPLAIMIVLQVILAYALLNTGVGTFLIGGFATVFKSLLDYANEGIAFVFGGLTTVGAESGGAPFFLNVLMPIVVISALIGILQYIRILPFVIKYIGLVLSKINGMGKLESYNAVASAVLGQSEVFISVKKQIGLLPKHRLYTLCASAMSTVSMSIVGAYMTMIEPKYVVTALVLNLFGGFIIASIVNPYRVTEEEDILEVQDEEKQSFFEMLGEYILDGFKVAIIVAAMLIGFVALIALVNGVFSSVLGISFQELLGYVFAPFAFIMGVPWKEAIQAGSIMATKMVSNEFVAMLNLKETAMSARTTGIVSVFLVSFANFSSIGIIAGAVKGLHEKQGNVVARFGLKLLYGASLVSVLSAIITGLFL, from the coding sequence CCGCTGGCTATCATGATTGTTTTGCAAGTTATACTAGCTTATGCTCTGTTGAATACAGGAGTGGGTACTTTTTTAATTGGCGGTTTCGCTACCGTATTTAAAAGTTTACTCGACTATGCGAATGAAGGTATCGCATTTGTATTTGGGGGTTTAACTACCGTAGGTGCAGAGAGCGGGGGGGCGCCCTTCTTCCTGAATGTGTTGATGCCGATTGTTGTCATCTCGGCACTTATTGGGATATTGCAGTATATCCGAATCTTGCCTTTTGTTATAAAATATATTGGTCTGGTATTAAGCAAAATCAACGGAATGGGCAAACTGGAATCATATAACGCGGTTGCTTCGGCTGTACTGGGGCAATCTGAAGTGTTCATTTCTGTGAAAAAACAAATTGGGTTGTTGCCAAAACATCGGCTGTACACCTTGTGTGCTTCGGCGATGTCCACGGTCTCGATGTCCATCGTTGGTGCTTATATGACCATGATCGAGCCGAAATATGTGGTTACAGCTCTTGTACTGAACCTGTTTGGCGGTTTTATCATTGCTTCGATCGTTAACCCTTATCGGGTGACGGAAGAAGAAGATATATTGGAAGTGCAGGATGAAGAGAAACAATCGTTCTTCGAAATGCTCGGCGAGTACATCCTGGATGGATTCAAAGTTGCTATCATCGTAGCTGCGATGTTAATCGGTTTTGTTGCCTTGATTGCCCTTGTTAACGGAGTCTTCAGCTCGGTGCTTGGCATTTCGTTCCAAGAGCTGCTTGGTTATGTGTTTGCACCATTTGCCTTCATCATGGGTGTTCCATGGAAAGAAGCGATTCAGGCAGGAAGTATTATGGCAACCAAAATGGTATCCAACGAATTTGTCGCTATGCTTAATTTGAAGGAGACTGCAATGTCTGCCAGAACAACGGGTATCGTATCCGTCTTCCTCGTGTCGTTCGCCAACTTCTCCTCCATCGGTATCATTGCTGGTGCGGTGAAGGGACTCCATGAGAAGCAAGGTAATGTGGTCGCCCGCTTCGGTCTTAAGCTGCTTTACGGTGCATCGCTTGTCAGCGTGCTGTCAGCGATTATTACTGGACTGTTCTTGTAA